From Piscinibacter gummiphilus:
CGATCAGGCGCACGCCGGTGCGGCTGGAGTTGAAGTGCACCTCCCACTCGGTGGCGAAGAAGGTGCCGATGTAGGCCGGCGTGAAGTACTCGGGCGCGCCGTGCGGGCCGTAGACCACGCGCAGCTCGCGCACACGGCCGAGCGGCAGGCGTAACGCGGGCGGCAGGCTGGCGCCGGCGGAAGCGTCGGCCAGCGCCGTGAGGTGCAGCACGTCGCCCGCCCGCAGCGCACGGCCCACATGGCCGCCGAACTGCCCGAGCGTGAAGGTGCTCTTCGAGCCGAGGTAGTCGGGCACATCGATGCCGCCGCGCAGCCCGAGATAGCTGCGCGCCCCGGCGCCGGCGATGCTGCCCAGTCGCAACACCGCGCCGGCAGAAACGGAGAGCACGGTGTCCATCGGCTGCGGCTGGCCATCGAGCTCGATCGCGATCGCCGCGCCGGTGACGGCCACCACCGCTGCGGTGTTGAAGCGCAGCGTCGGCCCGTTCATCGTGATCTCGAGCCCGGCCGCATCGGCCGCGTTGCCGAGCAGGCGGTTGGCCAGGCGCAGCGCGCGGCTGTCCATCGGGCCCGAGGGCGGCACGCCCACCGCCCAGTAGCCCAGTCGGCCTGGGTGGTCCTGCACCGTGGTCTGCGTGCCGCCGGCCAGCACCTCGACGGTGTCGGCGCGGTAGGTGAGCTGCTCCAGGCAACGTGTCCACGGCGAGCCGCTCGCAAACGGCGCATCGGCGAGGATCTGCCGCAGGTAGCCGCGGTTGGTCTCCACGCCGTAGAGCCGCGTCTGGCCGAGCGCCACGTCCAGCGCCGCGCGGGCCTCGTCGCGCGTCGGCGCCCAGGTGATCAGCTTCGCGATCATCGGGTCGAAGAAAGGCGGGATCTCGCAGCCGGCCTCGACCCAGGTGTCAATGCGCAAGGCGCGGCCATCGGCCGCCGGGAACTGCACCTGCGTCAGCAGGCCGGGCGAAGGCTGGAAGTTGCGGCCCGGGTCGTCGGCGTACAGCCGCGCCTGGATCGCATGGCCGCGCGGTGAGAGGCCTTTCGCCAGCTCCTCGAGCGGCGGCAGGTCGCCGGCCGCCAGCTCGACCATCCAGCGAACGAGGTCCACGCCCCACACCTGCTCGGTCACGCCGTGCTCCACCTGCAGCCGCGTGTTGACTTCGAGGAAGTAGAAACGCTCGTCCTCGCTGTCGTAGACGAACTCCACCGTGCCGGCGCTGCGGTAGTTCACGGCTTTGCCGAGCTGGATCGCCGCGGCGCACAAGGCCTCGGCCATGCCGGCGGGCAGGTTGGGCGCGGGGGTTTCCTCCAGCACCTTCTGGTTGCGGCGCTGCACCGAGCAGTCGCGCACGCCGAGCGCGAGCACGCCGCCGTTCCCGTCGCCGAAGATCTGCACTTCGAGGTGGCGCGCCCGCTGGATGTACTTCTCGATGAAGACACCGGCATCGGCGAAGTTGCTCTGCCCGAGGTGCCTGACCGCATCGAAGGCATCGGCCAGCTCGCGTGCATCGCGGCACACGCGCATGCCGATGCCGCCGCCACCGGCGGTGCTCTTGAGCATCACCGGGTAGCCCACTTCCTCGCCCGCCTTCAGCGCATGCGCCACATCGTCGAGCAGGCCGGTGCCTTCGAGCATCGGCACGCCCTGCTCCTTCGCGATGGCGCGCGCGGTGTGCTTGAGGCCGAAGACACGCAGCTGCTCGGGCGTCGGCCCGACGAAGGCGATGCCGGCCGCTTCGCAGGCTTCGGCAAACGCAGCGTTTTCGGACAGGAAGCCGTAGCCCGGGTGGATGGCCTGCGCACCGCTCTCGCGTGCGGCGGCCAGGATCTTCTGCACCACGAGGTAGGTCTGCGCCGCCGGGCCGTCGCCCAGGCTCAGCGCCTGGTCGGCCCGCGCGATGTGCAGGCTCGCCGCATCGGCCTCGGAGAACACGGCCACGCCCTGCACGCCCAGCGTGCGCAAGGTGCGCAGGATGCGGCAGGCGATCGCCCCACGGTTGGCAATGAGCAGCTTGTCGAACATTCGAGCGTCCTTCGGTCTTCGGTGCGGGCCGTCCCGCGATGAAGTGCGCACCGCGGTCGTCCGCGGCGCGGGCGCTTCGGGCGCCGAGGGTCAGCGCTTGCGCGTGGGGCCGTACAGGCCGGCGCGTGTCTTCATGAAGCCGAAGAGCGCGGCGAGCAGCCGTCGGCACAGGGGCGTCAGTTCCATACCAGCACCTCCGCGGGGGTGGGGTTCCAGCCGTTGCAGGGGTTGTTGAGCTGCGGGCAGTTGGAGATGAGCACGATCACGTCGCGCTCGGCGCGCAGCTCGACGTACTTGCCGGGGGCCGAGATGCCGTCTTCAAAGGTGAGGCCACCTACGGGCGTCACCGGCACGTTCATGAAGAAGTTGATGTTCGCGGCGATGTCGCGCTTGTTCATGCGGCCGTCGCGCAGGCAGGCGCAGAGGAAGTTGTCGCGGCAGCTGTGCATGTAGCGCTTGCCGAGCGCGTAGCGCACGGTGTTGCTCTCCTGCGCGCAGGCGCCGCCCAGGGTGTCGTGGCGGCCGCAGGTGTCGGCCACGATGGTGAGCAGCGGATTGCCGAGGTTGGAATACAGCACCGTGCCGGTGGTGAGGTAGACCTTGTTCTGGCGGCGCATGGTGCGCTGCGCGTCGTAGCGCTCGCGCGGGTTGGCAGCGCTGTAGAAGAGCGTGTCGACGGCCTGGTTGCCTTCGAGGTCGAGCAGGCGCAGGGTCTGGCCGGCCTTCACTTCGAAGAGATAGGGCTCGCCGGCGGGGATCACGTGGCGGAAGACGGCTTCGTCGGCGCGCAGCTCGCTGGTGGTGATGACAGTCATGGCGGGCTCCTCAGAGGTGGAAGCGCTCGGTGTTGTGGAAGGCGCGCTCGTTCTCCGGGCGCGAGCTGCGGCAGGCGAGGCTCAGGCCTTCGCTGTGCGCCTCGCCCCAGGTGAGGTGCACCGGGCGCGGCGCGTACTCGGGGCTCGGGTCCATCGGGTGCTGCAGGGCGGTGAGCACGACCAGCGTGTCCATCGGCGCGTAGAGCTCCAC
This genomic window contains:
- a CDS encoding urea amidolyase associated protein UAAP2 produces the protein MTVITTSELRADEAVFRHVIPAGEPYLFEVKAGQTLRLLDLEGNQAVDTLFYSAANPRERYDAQRTMRRQNKVYLTTGTVLYSNLGNPLLTIVADTCGRHDTLGGACAQESNTVRYALGKRYMHSCRDNFLCACLRDGRMNKRDIAANINFFMNVPVTPVGGLTFEDGISAPGKYVELRAERDVIVLISNCPQLNNPCNGWNPTPAEVLVWN
- the uca gene encoding urea carboxylase, which encodes MFDKLLIANRGAIACRILRTLRTLGVQGVAVFSEADAASLHIARADQALSLGDGPAAQTYLVVQKILAAARESGAQAIHPGYGFLSENAAFAEACEAAGIAFVGPTPEQLRVFGLKHTARAIAKEQGVPMLEGTGLLDDVAHALKAGEEVGYPVMLKSTAGGGGIGMRVCRDARELADAFDAVRHLGQSNFADAGVFIEKYIQRARHLEVQIFGDGNGGVLALGVRDCSVQRRNQKVLEETPAPNLPAGMAEALCAAAIQLGKAVNYRSAGTVEFVYDSEDERFYFLEVNTRLQVEHGVTEQVWGVDLVRWMVELAAGDLPPLEELAKGLSPRGHAIQARLYADDPGRNFQPSPGLLTQVQFPAADGRALRIDTWVEAGCEIPPFFDPMIAKLITWAPTRDEARAALDVALGQTRLYGVETNRGYLRQILADAPFASGSPWTRCLEQLTYRADTVEVLAGGTQTTVQDHPGRLGYWAVGVPPSGPMDSRALRLANRLLGNAADAAGLEITMNGPTLRFNTAAVVAVTGAAIAIELDGQPQPMDTVLSVSAGAVLRLGSIAGAGARSYLGLRGGIDVPDYLGSKSTFTLGQFGGHVGRALRAGDVLHLTALADASAGASLPPALRLPLGRVRELRVVYGPHGAPEYFTPAYIGTFFATEWEVHFNSSRTGVRLIGPKPEWVRDSGGEAGLHPSNIHDNPYAIGAVDFTGDMPVILGPDGPSLGGFVCPVTVIEADLWQLGQLKAGDKLRFVPVDIATARRLAQARDDEVATLAEVPVPWRPAPLASPIVLDLGGGDKRLVARLAGDTHLLLEIGDPELDLVLRFRAHALMRTLEAQALDGVIDLTPGIRSLQVHYAPGVLPLERLLQTLAGLWDGVCASQDLQVPSRIVHLPLSWDDPACQLAIQKYMTTVRKDAPWCPSNLEFIRRINDLPDLDAVQRTVFNASYLVMGLGDVYLGAPVATPLDPRHRLVTTKYNPARTWTAENSVGIGGAYLCVYGMEGPGGYQFVGRTLQMWNRYRDTAAFEGKPWLLRFFDQIRFYPVSAEELLRIRRDFPLGRYPLRIEPTTLALADYQAFLASEAEGIAAFRAQQQAAFHAERERWIATGQAHFESDEAAAPAGDEQPLKPGQCGVESFVAGNLWQLQVSVGQQVAAGEVLAILESMKMEISLQSPSAGTVREVRVQPGSPVRAGQYVVVIDEA